One Micropterus dolomieu isolate WLL.071019.BEF.003 ecotype Adirondacks linkage group LG23, ASM2129224v1, whole genome shotgun sequence DNA window includes the following coding sequences:
- the cxxc5a gene encoding CXXC-type zinc finger protein 5 isoform X3, whose product MSSGLSEKSRTEDQERSSCKQDSPVIERRNRSGIISEPLSKSLKNSRTLSQYTAVSSATTNGHTGNRETKSDSAKPQLPPQPQPTVSALTAAKLDRTLEQVLEGQNGLLHFAQAAALLKRAGMEHMLLPGGMGVGVGSGDAGSGASDLEGTSVTDAVGGPVDFPYGVGGGFPFNPGLFIMTPAGVFLADSALHMAGLAEYPAQSELASAINSGKKKRKRCGMCPPCRRRINCEQCSSCRNRKTGHQICKFRKCEELKKKPSAALEVMLPTGAAFRWFQ is encoded by the exons ATGTCTAGCGGGCTGTCGGAGAAGAGCCGGACAGAGGACCAGGAGCGGAGTAGCTGCAAACAGGACTCTCCTGTTATAGAGCGCAGGAACCGCAGTGGCATCATCAGTGAGCCCCTCAGTAAGAGCCTTAAGAACTCCCGTACTCTCTCCCAGTACACAGCAGTCTCCTCTGCCACCACCAATGGACACACAGGCAATAGAGAGACTAAGAGCGACTCGGCCAAGCCTCAGCTACCCCCACAGCCCCAGCCCACTGTCTCAGCACTGACAGCAGCCAAGTTGGACCGGACCCTAGAACAGGTTCTGGAGGGACAGAATGGCCTGCTGCACTTTGCCCAGGCAGCAGCACTGTTAAAGCGGGCCGGTATGGAGCACATGCTCCTGCCTGGGGGCATGGGAGTGGGAGTTGGCAGTGGAGACGCAGGCTCGGGGGCTAGCGACTTGGAGGGTACGTCTGTCACGGATGCCGTAGGTGGTCCTGTTGACTTCCCATATGGAGTAGGGGGTGGTTTCCCCTTCAACCCGGGGCTTTTCATCATGACTCCGGCTGGAGTGTTTCTGGCGGACAGCGCGCTACACATGGCCGGCCTGGCCGAGTACCCGGCGCAGAGTGAGCTGGCCTCTGCTATCAACTCCGGTAAAAAGAAGCGAAAACGTTGCGGCATGTGCCCACCTTGCAGAAGGCGGATTAACTGTGAGCAATGCAGCAGCTGCCGGAATCGCAAAACAGGCCATCAGATCTGCAAGTTTCGTAAATGTGAGGAACTGAAGAAGAAGCCCTCAGCTGCTCTGGAG GTGATGCTTCCTACAGGAGCGGCGTTCCGGTGGTTCCAGTAG
- the cxxc5a gene encoding CXXC-type zinc finger protein 5 isoform X5, with translation MSSGLSEKSRTEDQERSSCKQDSPVIERRNRSGIISEPLSKSLKNSRTLSQYTAVSSATTNGHTGNRETKSDSAKPQLPPQPQPTVSALTAAKLDRTLEQVLEGQNGLLHFAQAAALLKRAGMEHMLLPGGMGVGVGSGDAGSGASDLEGTSVTDAVGGPVDFPYGVGGGFPFNPGLFIMTPAGVFLADSALHMAGLAEYPAQSELASAINSGKKKRKRCGMCPPCRRRINCEQCSSCRNRKTGHQICKFRKCEELKKKPSAALEGNDRW, from the exons ATGTCTAGCGGGCTGTCGGAGAAGAGCCGGACAGAGGACCAGGAGCGGAGTAGCTGCAAACAGGACTCTCCTGTTATAGAGCGCAGGAACCGCAGTGGCATCATCAGTGAGCCCCTCAGTAAGAGCCTTAAGAACTCCCGTACTCTCTCCCAGTACACAGCAGTCTCCTCTGCCACCACCAATGGACACACAGGCAATAGAGAGACTAAGAGCGACTCGGCCAAGCCTCAGCTACCCCCACAGCCCCAGCCCACTGTCTCAGCACTGACAGCAGCCAAGTTGGACCGGACCCTAGAACAGGTTCTGGAGGGACAGAATGGCCTGCTGCACTTTGCCCAGGCAGCAGCACTGTTAAAGCGGGCCGGTATGGAGCACATGCTCCTGCCTGGGGGCATGGGAGTGGGAGTTGGCAGTGGAGACGCAGGCTCGGGGGCTAGCGACTTGGAGGGTACGTCTGTCACGGATGCCGTAGGTGGTCCTGTTGACTTCCCATATGGAGTAGGGGGTGGTTTCCCCTTCAACCCGGGGCTTTTCATCATGACTCCGGCTGGAGTGTTTCTGGCGGACAGCGCGCTACACATGGCCGGCCTGGCCGAGTACCCGGCGCAGAGTGAGCTGGCCTCTGCTATCAACTCCGGTAAAAAGAAGCGAAAACGTTGCGGCATGTGCCCACCTTGCAGAAGGCGGATTAACTGTGAGCAATGCAGCAGCTGCCGGAATCGCAAAACAGGCCATCAGATCTGCAAGTTTCGTAAATGTGAGGAACTGAAGAAGAAGCCCTCAGCTGCTCTGGAG GGAAATGACAGGTGGTGA
- the cxxc5a gene encoding CXXC-type zinc finger protein 5 isoform X1: MSSGLSEKSRTEDQERSSCKQDSPVIERRNRSGIISEPLSKSLKNSRTLSQYTAVSSATTNGHTGNRETKSDSAKPQLPPQPQPTVSALTAAKLDRTLEQVLEGQNGLLHFAQAAALLKRAGMEHMLLPGGMGVGVGSGDAGSGASDLEGTSVTDAVGGPVDFPYGVGGGFPFNPGLFIMTPAGVFLADSALHMAGLAEYPAQSELASAINSGKKKRKRCGMCPPCRRRINCEQCSSCRNRKTGHQICKFRKCEELKKKPSAALETPYIRQPGQKRLMQTDKHAD, from the exons ATGTCTAGCGGGCTGTCGGAGAAGAGCCGGACAGAGGACCAGGAGCGGAGTAGCTGCAAACAGGACTCTCCTGTTATAGAGCGCAGGAACCGCAGTGGCATCATCAGTGAGCCCCTCAGTAAGAGCCTTAAGAACTCCCGTACTCTCTCCCAGTACACAGCAGTCTCCTCTGCCACCACCAATGGACACACAGGCAATAGAGAGACTAAGAGCGACTCGGCCAAGCCTCAGCTACCCCCACAGCCCCAGCCCACTGTCTCAGCACTGACAGCAGCCAAGTTGGACCGGACCCTAGAACAGGTTCTGGAGGGACAGAATGGCCTGCTGCACTTTGCCCAGGCAGCAGCACTGTTAAAGCGGGCCGGTATGGAGCACATGCTCCTGCCTGGGGGCATGGGAGTGGGAGTTGGCAGTGGAGACGCAGGCTCGGGGGCTAGCGACTTGGAGGGTACGTCTGTCACGGATGCCGTAGGTGGTCCTGTTGACTTCCCATATGGAGTAGGGGGTGGTTTCCCCTTCAACCCGGGGCTTTTCATCATGACTCCGGCTGGAGTGTTTCTGGCGGACAGCGCGCTACACATGGCCGGCCTGGCCGAGTACCCGGCGCAGAGTGAGCTGGCCTCTGCTATCAACTCCGGTAAAAAGAAGCGAAAACGTTGCGGCATGTGCCCACCTTGCAGAAGGCGGATTAACTGTGAGCAATGCAGCAGCTGCCGGAATCGCAAAACAGGCCATCAGATCTGCAAGTTTCGTAAATGTGAGGAACTGAAGAAGAAGCCCTCAGCTGCTCTGGAG ACACCGTACATCAGACAGCCGGGACAGAAGAGGCTCATGCAAACTGACAAGCATGCAGACTGA
- the cxxc5a gene encoding CXXC-type zinc finger protein 5 isoform X2, with protein sequence MSSGLSEKSRTEDQERSSCKQDSPVIERRNRSGIISEPLSKSLKNSRTLSQYTAVSSATTNGHTGNRETKSDSAKPQLPPQPQPTVSALTAAKLDRTLEQVLEGQNGLLHFAQAAALLKRAGMEHMLLPGGMGVGVGSGDAGSGASDLEGTSVTDAVGGPVDFPYGVGGGFPFNPGLFIMTPAGVFLADSALHMAGLAEYPAQSELASAINSGKKKRKRCGMCPPCRRRINCEQCSSCRNRKTGHQICKFRKCEELKKKPSAALEKVMLPTGAAFRWFQ encoded by the exons ATGTCTAGCGGGCTGTCGGAGAAGAGCCGGACAGAGGACCAGGAGCGGAGTAGCTGCAAACAGGACTCTCCTGTTATAGAGCGCAGGAACCGCAGTGGCATCATCAGTGAGCCCCTCAGTAAGAGCCTTAAGAACTCCCGTACTCTCTCCCAGTACACAGCAGTCTCCTCTGCCACCACCAATGGACACACAGGCAATAGAGAGACTAAGAGCGACTCGGCCAAGCCTCAGCTACCCCCACAGCCCCAGCCCACTGTCTCAGCACTGACAGCAGCCAAGTTGGACCGGACCCTAGAACAGGTTCTGGAGGGACAGAATGGCCTGCTGCACTTTGCCCAGGCAGCAGCACTGTTAAAGCGGGCCGGTATGGAGCACATGCTCCTGCCTGGGGGCATGGGAGTGGGAGTTGGCAGTGGAGACGCAGGCTCGGGGGCTAGCGACTTGGAGGGTACGTCTGTCACGGATGCCGTAGGTGGTCCTGTTGACTTCCCATATGGAGTAGGGGGTGGTTTCCCCTTCAACCCGGGGCTTTTCATCATGACTCCGGCTGGAGTGTTTCTGGCGGACAGCGCGCTACACATGGCCGGCCTGGCCGAGTACCCGGCGCAGAGTGAGCTGGCCTCTGCTATCAACTCCGGTAAAAAGAAGCGAAAACGTTGCGGCATGTGCCCACCTTGCAGAAGGCGGATTAACTGTGAGCAATGCAGCAGCTGCCGGAATCGCAAAACAGGCCATCAGATCTGCAAGTTTCGTAAATGTGAGGAACTGAAGAAGAAGCCCTCAGCTGCTCTGGAG AAGGTGATGCTTCCTACAGGAGCGGCGTTCCGGTGGTTCCAGTAG
- the cxxc5a gene encoding CXXC-type zinc finger protein 5 isoform X4 yields MSSGLSEKSRTEDQERSSCKQDSPVIERRNRSGIISEPLSKSLKNSRTLSQYTAVSSATTNGHTGNRETKSDSAKPQLPPQPQPTVSALTAAKLDRTLEQVLEGQNGLLHFAQAAALLKRAGMEHMLLPGGMGVGVGSGDAGSGASDLEGTSVTDAVGGPVDFPYGVGGGFPFNPGLFIMTPAGVFLADSALHMAGLAEYPAQSELASAINSGKKKRKRCGMCPPCRRRINCEQCSSCRNRKTGHQICKFRKCEELKKKPSAALESCHLERQVSVWHM; encoded by the exons ATGTCTAGCGGGCTGTCGGAGAAGAGCCGGACAGAGGACCAGGAGCGGAGTAGCTGCAAACAGGACTCTCCTGTTATAGAGCGCAGGAACCGCAGTGGCATCATCAGTGAGCCCCTCAGTAAGAGCCTTAAGAACTCCCGTACTCTCTCCCAGTACACAGCAGTCTCCTCTGCCACCACCAATGGACACACAGGCAATAGAGAGACTAAGAGCGACTCGGCCAAGCCTCAGCTACCCCCACAGCCCCAGCCCACTGTCTCAGCACTGACAGCAGCCAAGTTGGACCGGACCCTAGAACAGGTTCTGGAGGGACAGAATGGCCTGCTGCACTTTGCCCAGGCAGCAGCACTGTTAAAGCGGGCCGGTATGGAGCACATGCTCCTGCCTGGGGGCATGGGAGTGGGAGTTGGCAGTGGAGACGCAGGCTCGGGGGCTAGCGACTTGGAGGGTACGTCTGTCACGGATGCCGTAGGTGGTCCTGTTGACTTCCCATATGGAGTAGGGGGTGGTTTCCCCTTCAACCCGGGGCTTTTCATCATGACTCCGGCTGGAGTGTTTCTGGCGGACAGCGCGCTACACATGGCCGGCCTGGCCGAGTACCCGGCGCAGAGTGAGCTGGCCTCTGCTATCAACTCCGGTAAAAAGAAGCGAAAACGTTGCGGCATGTGCCCACCTTGCAGAAGGCGGATTAACTGTGAGCAATGCAGCAGCTGCCGGAATCGCAAAACAGGCCATCAGATCTGCAAGTTTCGTAAATGTGAGGAACTGAAGAAGAAGCCCTCAGCTGCTCTGGAG AGTTGTCATCTGGAGCGCCAGGTGTCAGTGTGGCACATGTGA